From the genome of Scytonema hofmannii PCC 7110, one region includes:
- a CDS encoding Crp/Fnr family transcriptional regulator produces the protein MLVSNHLNLPIENRLLAALPASEYQRLIPHLDFVTLSLKQVLYESGEPIKHVYFPHQAIVSLVSTQSDGSTVEVGVVGNEGMVGLPVIWGGNTTTTTAFVQIANTAMRMETEHLKTEFNRGASLQSLLLRYTQVLFTQVSQTAVCNRLHTIEERLARWLLIVSDRMPSNTFALTQEFIAQMLGTRRSGVTVAAGTLSKAGIIHYSRGRITILNRSDLEATSCECYHLVKAECERLLGNGLRA, from the coding sequence ATGTTGGTGTCTAACCATCTCAATTTGCCGATAGAAAATCGGCTACTCGCCGCTCTACCTGCTTCAGAATACCAACGCCTTATTCCTCACCTGGATTTCGTTACGCTCTCACTCAAGCAAGTGCTCTACGAGTCTGGCGAACCAATTAAACACGTCTATTTTCCCCATCAGGCAATAGTTTCTTTGGTCTCCACCCAGTCAGACGGCTCGACGGTCGAAGTCGGTGTGGTAGGCAATGAAGGCATGGTGGGTCTTCCCGTAATTTGGGGCGGTAACACCACAACTACCACCGCGTTTGTGCAGATTGCAAACACTGCCATGAGGATGGAGACAGAACATCTCAAAACCGAGTTCAACCGAGGTGCTTCACTTCAAAGTCTGCTGTTACGTTATACGCAAGTACTGTTCACCCAGGTCTCGCAAACAGCTGTTTGCAACCGTCTCCATACAATAGAAGAACGACTCGCCCGGTGGCTGTTGATAGTCTCTGACCGTATGCCGTCAAACACGTTTGCTCTCACTCAGGAATTTATCGCCCAAATGCTTGGTACACGGCGCTCTGGCGTCACAGTGGCTGCAGGCACCCTCAGCAAGGCGGGAATAATCCACTATAGTCGTGGCAGAATTACTATCCTGAATCGGTCAGACTTGGAAGCGACTTCCTGTGAATGTTATC
- the crtH gene encoding carotenoid isomerase, translating into MDVIVIGSGIGGLVTATQLAVKGARVLLLEQYLIPGGSAGYFEREGYRFDVGASMIFGFGQKGTTNLLARALQSVNVNLEVIPDPVQIHYHLPEGLDIKVDRIYEEFLQNLTAYFPHESKGIRQFYDECWRVFHCLNSMELLSLEEPRYLLRSFFQKPLACLGLAKYLPQNVGDVAKRYIKDPQLLRFLDIECYCWSVVPAQMTPMINAGMVFSDRHYGGVNYPKGGVGQIAQKLAEGLIKAGGQIQYQAKVSKILIENKQAVGVQLTNGQVYRAKRIVSNATRWDTFEKLLNQQEIPSNEKRWQQRYQKSPSFLNLHMGVKAEVLPSGTECHHILLENWEKMTATEGTVFVSIPTLLDPELAPSGYHIIHSFTPSWIDDWLGLSASEYDANKEQAAWRIINRLEKIFPGLNAGLDYLEVGTPKTHRRFLGRDDGTYGPIPRQKLRGLLGMPFNRTSISGLYCVGDSTFPGQGLNAVAFSGFACAHRIAVDLGLNQ; encoded by the coding sequence ATGGATGTCATAGTTATTGGATCTGGAATAGGCGGTTTAGTAACAGCAACTCAATTAGCAGTTAAGGGTGCTAGAGTGCTGTTACTGGAACAATATTTAATCCCTGGGGGTAGCGCTGGTTATTTTGAGAGGGAGGGCTATCGATTTGATGTTGGGGCATCTATGATATTTGGATTCGGGCAAAAAGGAACGACTAACTTGCTTGCACGTGCCTTACAATCTGTCAATGTTAACTTAGAGGTGATTCCCGATCCGGTTCAAATTCACTATCATTTACCAGAAGGTTTGGATATTAAAGTTGACCGCATTTATGAAGAATTTTTGCAAAATCTAACTGCGTACTTTCCACATGAGAGCAAAGGAATTCGTCAATTTTATGATGAATGTTGGCGAGTCTTTCATTGTCTCAATAGTATGGAGTTGCTGTCATTGGAGGAACCCCGGTATTTACTTCGCAGTTTTTTTCAGAAGCCTTTGGCGTGTCTTGGTTTAGCAAAATATCTACCTCAAAATGTTGGGGATGTGGCAAAGCGTTATATTAAAGACCCCCAATTGTTAAGATTTCTTGATATAGAGTGCTATTGCTGGTCAGTAGTACCTGCTCAGATGACACCCATGATTAATGCTGGAATGGTTTTTTCAGATAGACACTACGGAGGTGTCAATTATCCTAAAGGTGGGGTAGGACAAATTGCTCAAAAATTAGCAGAAGGGTTGATTAAAGCAGGAGGACAAATTCAATATCAAGCCAAGGTCTCGAAAATTCTCATAGAAAATAAACAAGCTGTGGGTGTACAACTCACTAACGGTCAAGTGTATCGTGCTAAACGAATTGTCTCAAACGCTACACGATGGGATACCTTTGAGAAATTACTAAATCAACAAGAAATTCCTTCTAATGAAAAAAGATGGCAGCAACGCTATCAGAAGTCACCTAGTTTTCTAAATTTGCATATGGGAGTAAAAGCGGAAGTTTTGCCTTCAGGGACAGAGTGCCATCACATTTTGCTAGAAAACTGGGAAAAGATGACAGCGACAGAAGGAACTGTATTTGTGTCGATTCCAACGTTGCTTGACCCAGAGTTAGCACCTTCTGGATATCACATCATTCACTCTTTTACACCTTCCTGGATTGATGACTGGCTGGGTTTATCAGCAAGTGAGTATGACGCAAACAAAGAACAGGCGGCTTGGAGAATAATTAATCGTTTGGAAAAGATTTTTCCAGGGTTAAATGCAGGTTTGGATTATTTAGAGGTGGGGACTCCTAAAACCCATCGTCGCTTTTTAGGTCGTGATGATGGTACTTATGGACCAATCCCCCGACAGAAGTTGCGAGGGTTGTTGGGAATGCCTTTCAACAGAACATCAATTTCAGGGCTTTATTGTGTGGGAGATAGTACGTTTCCCGGTCAGGGTTTAAACGCAGTGGCATTTTCTGGGTTTGCTTGTGCTCATCGTATCGCTGTTGATTTGGGGCTGAATCAGTGA
- the upp gene encoding uracil phosphoribosyltransferase, whose translation MTLQLRVYVPPHPLIKHWLAVARDAGTPSVLFRSAMTELGRWLTYEAAREWLPTQETTVQSPLDSCPATLIDPTVPVAVVPILRAGLGLLEGAQTVLPLASIYHLGLVRDEETLQPLCYLNKLPKKFQSQTRVLVTDPMLATGGSIMAAMAELTQRGVDPTQVRIISVVAAPPALQKLNDAYPGLIVYTATIDQMVNDRGFIVPGLGDAGDRIFGT comes from the coding sequence ATGACGCTACAATTGCGCGTATACGTTCCCCCTCATCCTCTGATAAAGCACTGGTTGGCAGTTGCTCGTGATGCTGGAACCCCCTCGGTGCTGTTTCGCAGTGCGATGACGGAGTTAGGACGGTGGCTGACTTATGAAGCAGCTCGAGAATGGTTGCCAACTCAAGAAACAACAGTGCAGTCTCCCTTAGATTCCTGTCCGGCAACTCTGATAGATCCAACAGTACCTGTGGCAGTAGTACCAATTCTACGAGCCGGACTGGGGTTACTGGAAGGGGCGCAAACAGTTCTGCCCCTAGCATCAATTTATCATTTAGGATTGGTGCGAGATGAAGAAACTTTACAACCTCTGTGTTACTTAAATAAGTTGCCAAAAAAATTTCAATCGCAAACGCGAGTGTTGGTTACCGATCCAATGCTCGCAACGGGTGGATCTATCATGGCGGCTATGGCAGAATTAACACAACGCGGTGTCGATCCAACTCAGGTTCGGATTATTAGCGTAGTTGCAGCTCCACCAGCTTTGCAAAAATTGAATGATGCTTATCCTGGCTTAATTGTTTACACGGCCACCATCGATCAAATGGTCAACGATCGCGGTTTCATTGTACCAGGTTTGGGAGATGCAGGCGATCGCATCTTTGGAACATAA
- a CDS encoding YggT family protein, translated as MNLLISTLYQFVQIYSILLIIRVLLSWFPNISWGSQPFAALSQITDPYLNLFRSIIPPLGGMDFSPLLAFLLLNVLSSLLMSLTRFSIVG; from the coding sequence ATGAATCTACTGATCAGCACACTCTATCAATTCGTACAGATTTATAGTATCTTACTGATTATCAGAGTCCTCTTGTCATGGTTCCCTAACATCAGTTGGGGTAGCCAGCCATTTGCAGCCCTCAGCCAAATCACAGACCCTTACCTCAATCTCTTCCGTTCCATAATTCCCCCCTTGGGTGGAATGGACTTTTCTCCACTATTGGCTTTTCTACTGCTTAACGTTTTGAGTTCTTTGCTTATGTCTCTAACACGCTTTTCCATTGTCGGTTAA
- a CDS encoding DUF1565 domain-containing protein codes for MSVLRSSILLCTVSMGVAFMGLLDATRKAALAQIPPTEIRNGGQLGVQTMSQVNVLFVNPSIGDDKVGNGGENAPFKTITQALQVAGSNTVIMLSKGTYSAETGEKFPLVLKPNVSIQGDNRNKGRGIVITGGGNYLSRTFGGQNVTIVGANQAGLTGVTLTNTNPRGYGLWIEYSNPLIAENTFTGSTQDGIIVTGNSAPVIRNNFFYENGANGITISGSSRPQVRENVFQQTGFGINIAQNSQPVIVGNQVQYNRVGVVVQAKARPVLRNNLIQGSKEDGLVALALAVPNLGSNSEPGGNEFRNNTRYDINASAAKEIFPAFGNKINQTRIAGKVDFTGNVAIADAGTRGLGGEANYTEEQGSRGAGSLGNYPLSTIPVNRQPLPRSTEILAPNVQTAINGRQSPTTKYENPSSLPPTPYSLTPFKTGYRGQPLPRTIIHQPASFPSRTTQLPVNNSSETSPSNYTRISPNTIEFAAPQADYQVSNTVLAPAPVQRARSQATSMPGLDASPVGESALLPVPNTNIPIGNSRGRRKAPARNSSATVYNAAASSPAQEGQINLRYRVIVEIENGKDQELVKFLAPGAFRTLWRGRDVMQAGIFSTRYNADSMVKIFNNNGLRAAIEPIN; via the coding sequence ATGTCAGTGCTTCGTTCTTCAATTTTATTGTGTACCGTTAGCATGGGAGTAGCATTTATGGGGTTGCTAGATGCAACCCGAAAAGCTGCTCTGGCTCAGATCCCCCCCACCGAAATTAGAAATGGAGGGCAACTCGGTGTCCAAACAATGTCGCAGGTAAATGTACTCTTTGTCAACCCAAGTATCGGAGATGACAAAGTAGGAAACGGGGGTGAAAACGCTCCTTTCAAAACAATTACTCAAGCACTACAAGTTGCTGGTTCCAATACAGTTATTATGCTCTCAAAAGGAACCTACAGTGCTGAGACAGGAGAAAAGTTTCCTTTAGTTCTCAAACCAAATGTGTCAATTCAAGGGGACAATCGCAACAAAGGTCGTGGTATTGTAATTACCGGAGGCGGTAATTACCTCAGCCGTACCTTTGGAGGACAAAACGTCACTATTGTGGGTGCAAACCAAGCCGGCTTGACTGGCGTGACACTCACCAATACCAATCCACGCGGTTATGGTTTGTGGATTGAATATAGTAATCCGTTAATTGCAGAAAATACTTTTACTGGCAGTACCCAAGATGGGATTATTGTCACAGGCAACAGTGCGCCTGTTATTCGGAATAATTTCTTTTATGAAAATGGAGCAAATGGAATCACAATTTCTGGTTCCTCCCGCCCCCAGGTACGAGAAAACGTTTTTCAACAAACGGGTTTTGGCATTAACATTGCTCAAAACTCTCAGCCAGTTATAGTAGGTAACCAGGTTCAGTACAATAGAGTTGGTGTTGTCGTACAAGCTAAGGCTCGCCCTGTATTGCGAAATAATCTCATCCAGGGTAGCAAAGAAGACGGGTTGGTCGCTCTTGCTCTAGCAGTCCCCAACTTGGGAAGCAACTCCGAACCTGGAGGTAACGAGTTTCGCAACAACACTCGCTACGACATCAATGCTAGTGCCGCCAAAGAAATTTTTCCAGCTTTTGGTAACAAAATAAATCAAACCCGCATTGCTGGTAAAGTTGATTTTACAGGTAATGTAGCGATCGCAGATGCAGGCACGCGGGGGCTTGGAGGAGAAGCCAATTATACAGAGGAGCAGGGAAGCAGGGGAGCAGGATCTTTGGGGAATTACCCACTTTCGACAATTCCCGTAAATCGTCAACCCTTACCTAGAAGTACCGAGATACTCGCGCCTAATGTACAGACAGCCATCAATGGGCGGCAATCGCCCACAACCAAGTATGAAAATCCCTCTTCTCTACCCCCTACCCCCTACTCCCTAACCCCTTTCAAGACAGGATATCGAGGGCAACCTTTACCCAGAACAATTATACATCAACCAGCATCTTTCCCAAGCAGAACCACTCAACTACCAGTCAATAATTCTTCAGAGACATCACCATCAAATTATACACGAATTTCTCCCAATACTATCGAGTTTGCTGCACCCCAAGCAGATTACCAAGTGTCAAATACCGTACTTGCACCTGCACCAGTGCAAAGAGCAAGGTCTCAAGCAACGTCAATGCCCGGTTTAGACGCATCCCCTGTAGGTGAGTCAGCACTTTTGCCAGTTCCCAATACCAATATTCCCATAGGCAACAGTCGCGGTAGGCGAAAAGCACCCGCTCGAAACTCCTCAGCAACAGTTTACAACGCAGCTGCGTCATCACCAGCCCAAGAAGGTCAAATCAATTTACGTTACCGGGTGATCGTTGAGATAGAGAATGGTAAAGACCAAGAATTAGTAAAGTTTCTCGCACCTGGTGCTTTTCGGACTCTCTGGCGAGGTCGTGATGTTATGCAAGCGGGCATTTTCAGCACTCGTTACAACGCCGATAGTATGGTGAAAATATTTAACAACAATGGTTTAAGAGCGGCTATTGAGCCGATAAATTAG
- a CDS encoding thiamine phosphate synthase, with the protein MKEVGCYDENTNGVVVMVKAHNQKEHIQQVVYRILDANLDRAREGLRIIEEWCRFGLNSAQLVGECKKERQELASWHTAELRAARNTPDDPGTALTHPQEEERTDIKSLLQANFCRVQEALRVIEEYSKLYNPNMGKAFKQMRYRIYTLESGLMGYQRQQLLLRSHLYLVTSPSEKLLETVEAALKGGLTLVQYRDKVADDTKRLEQAQKLRQLCNSYGAIFIINDRVDLALAVDADGVHLGQQDLPVAVARQLLGPHRLIGRSTTNLQEMQAAIADSADYIGVGPVYETPTKEGKPAAGLEYVSYAAKNCPIPWFAIGGIDTSNINDVINAGANRVAVVRSLIEAEQPTLVTQFFISQLTNRVRPENGKPYI; encoded by the coding sequence ATGAAAGAGGTTGGCTGTTACGATGAAAACACGAATGGGGTTGTTGTAATGGTCAAAGCCCACAACCAAAAAGAACATATTCAGCAGGTTGTTTACCGGATACTGGATGCCAATTTGGATCGAGCTCGCGAGGGCTTGCGTATCATTGAGGAATGGTGTCGCTTTGGCTTGAATAGCGCCCAACTGGTTGGGGAATGTAAAAAAGAGCGACAAGAATTGGCAAGTTGGCACACTGCTGAATTGCGGGCGGCGCGAAACACTCCTGACGACCCCGGAACGGCTCTGACTCACCCTCAAGAGGAAGAACGCACGGACATTAAGTCGTTGTTACAAGCAAATTTTTGCCGGGTGCAAGAAGCTTTGAGGGTCATAGAAGAGTACTCTAAGCTTTATAACCCCAATATGGGGAAAGCTTTTAAGCAGATGCGCTATCGTATTTATACCCTAGAAAGTGGTCTGATGGGATATCAGAGGCAGCAACTTTTATTGCGATCGCATCTGTATCTAGTCACCTCCCCAAGTGAAAAGTTATTGGAAACTGTGGAAGCTGCTCTCAAAGGAGGATTAACTCTAGTGCAGTACCGCGATAAAGTAGCCGATGATACTAAGCGTCTGGAGCAAGCTCAGAAATTGCGGCAGCTATGCAACTCCTACGGTGCTATTTTTATTATCAATGACCGAGTGGATTTGGCTTTGGCAGTCGATGCAGATGGAGTGCATCTCGGACAACAAGATTTACCTGTTGCTGTTGCTCGTCAATTACTCGGCCCTCACCGCTTGATAGGTCGTTCTACCACAAATTTACAAGAAATGCAAGCAGCTATTGCTGATAGTGCAGATTACATCGGTGTCGGACCAGTTTATGAAACTCCTACAAAGGAAGGCAAGCCAGCTGCTGGGTTAGAATATGTCAGCTATGCTGCTAAAAATTGTCCTATACCCTGGTTTGCTATAGGTGGGATCGATACAAGCAACATCAATGACGTTATCAATGCTGGAGCAAATCGTGTAGCTGTGGTACGCAGCCTCATAGAAGCGGAACAACCCACCTTGGTGACACAATTTTTTATCTCTCAGTTGACCAATCGTGTGAGACCAGAAAATGGTAAGCCCTATATCTGA
- the thiS gene encoding sulfur carrier protein ThiS: MSDSITLQVNGENRNCLSQTALPDLLQQLGFNPRLVAVEYNGEILHRQFWSETRMKEGDRIEVVTIVGGG, translated from the coding sequence ATATCTGACTCAATTACACTTCAGGTGAATGGCGAAAACCGCAATTGCCTGTCTCAAACTGCTTTACCGGATTTACTCCAACAATTGGGGTTTAATCCTCGTTTGGTTGCAGTAGAATACAACGGTGAAATTTTACACCGCCAATTTTGGTCTGAGACGAGAATGAAAGAGGGAGATCGCATTGAGGTAGTTACCATAGTTGGTGGTGGCTAA
- a CDS encoding glycosyltransferase family 4 protein — protein MENISRISAPTSRAKAASYPDILVISRSFQPQEGGIEEYVYNRCLQDPERVIVLTASCTGDRLFDKSQRFPIYRWPISRLWCGSFLGRGVQTLFNMVWSFVLAIKLYFRYHYRYIEWGHGYHFLCLLLLSYLLPVRCFIYLHGQDVLGLSRHPILRPLFELTLNRVQGIVCSSSCTQDFLTTHFHFHTPTHAIKPAVRGEKFGVTTLDSVEDLRAHLRSGYKIPETAVVILSVGQLTKRKGFDRVIENLTLLLTCGIDVYYILCGRGSYESELKSLAHRLRVQRRVHFAGYVSDRELTSYYAACDIFAMLSLCDNNKLSSFGGGSMACLEAAYFGKPAIASRLGSVSDIVYHENNGILVDPNSGYEVFQGFKRLCQDRNLREAMGRKGKQLAGRKTLHRSLYIR, from the coding sequence ATGGAAAATATTTCACGAATAAGCGCCCCAACTAGTAGAGCCAAAGCTGCATCTTACCCGGACATCCTGGTCATATCTCGTTCCTTTCAGCCGCAAGAAGGAGGAATTGAAGAGTATGTTTACAATCGTTGTCTGCAAGATCCAGAACGAGTGATTGTTTTAACAGCTAGTTGCACCGGGGATCGCTTGTTTGATAAATCTCAACGGTTTCCCATATATCGCTGGCCTATTTCCCGCCTATGGTGTGGTAGTTTTTTGGGCAGAGGGGTGCAAACTCTCTTCAATATGGTCTGGTCATTTGTACTAGCCATTAAACTCTACTTTCGCTATCACTACCGCTATATTGAATGGGGTCATGGCTACCATTTTCTTTGTCTGTTGCTCTTAAGCTACCTCCTCCCCGTTCGCTGTTTCATCTATCTACATGGTCAAGATGTTCTTGGTCTATCACGTCACCCTATATTACGCCCTCTGTTTGAACTTACATTAAACCGAGTGCAAGGGATTGTATGTAGTAGTTCTTGTACGCAAGATTTCTTGACGACTCATTTCCATTTTCATACACCTACCCACGCCATCAAGCCTGCGGTAAGAGGAGAAAAATTTGGTGTTACAACTCTAGATAGCGTTGAAGATTTACGCGCCCACCTCCGGTCTGGATATAAAATTCCAGAGACAGCAGTGGTCATTCTTTCAGTAGGACAGTTGACGAAGCGTAAAGGCTTTGACCGCGTTATTGAAAACTTAACACTCTTGTTAACTTGTGGGATTGACGTTTACTACATCTTGTGCGGGCGAGGTTCTTATGAGTCTGAACTGAAATCTTTGGCACATCGTTTGCGGGTACAGAGGCGGGTTCATTTTGCTGGGTATGTCTCAGACCGGGAATTAACAAGTTATTATGCAGCTTGCGATATATTCGCAATGCTGAGTTTATGCGATAATAATAAGTTATCCTCTTTTGGTGGTGGCAGCATGGCTTGCTTGGAAGCAGCTTACTTTGGTAAGCCCGCGATCGCCTCTCGTTTGGGGAGCGTGTCAGATATCGTTTACCATGAGAACAATGGCATTCTCGTCGATCCCAACTCCGGGTACGAAGTTTTCCAAGGGTTTAAGCGTCTTTGTCAGGATCGGAACTTGCGCGAAGCAATGGGACGCAAAGGGAAACAATTGGCTGGTCGGAAAACCCTTCATCGATCGCTCTACATTCGGTGA